In a single window of the Deltaproteobacteria bacterium genome:
- a CDS encoding ABC transporter ATP-binding protein produces MLDVRGIDTYYGQSHILFDVSLSLRKGEIVGLLGRNGAGKTTTMKTVGGMLRPKKGSILFEGEDVTGRKPFQLVRRGICYVPDDRRIFSDLTVDDNLGIVYRRTREWDRERVYDLFPALREIAGRRGGVLSGGEKAMLAVGRALMSGPKLLLLDEPTEGLAPLIVRALEEQILRLKEAGISILLSEQNLKSSLRLIDRAYIIDNGRIRYQGTAKELENNEEIQRMHLMI; encoded by the coding sequence ATGCTAGACGTCCGGGGGATCGACACCTATTACGGCCAGAGCCACATCCTGTTCGACGTCTCCCTGTCGCTGCGGAAGGGAGAGATCGTCGGCCTGCTCGGACGCAACGGCGCGGGGAAGACGACGACGATGAAGACCGTCGGCGGCATGCTCCGGCCGAAAAAGGGGAGCATCCTCTTCGAAGGGGAGGATGTGACGGGTCGAAAGCCGTTTCAGCTGGTCCGCCGCGGCATCTGCTACGTGCCCGACGATCGGCGGATCTTTTCCGACCTCACCGTCGACGACAACCTCGGCATCGTCTACCGGAGGACCCGCGAATGGGACCGGGAGAGGGTGTACGACCTGTTCCCGGCGCTCCGGGAGATCGCCGGCCGGCGTGGGGGGGTTCTCAGCGGAGGCGAAAAAGCGATGCTCGCGGTGGGGCGGGCGCTCATGAGCGGCCCAAAGCTGCTCCTGCTCGACGAGCCGACGGAAGGCCTCGCGCCGCTGATCGTCAGGGCGCTCGAGGAGCAGATCCTGCGGCTGAAAGAGGCGGGGATCAGCATCCTCCTCTCGGAGCAGAACCTGAAATCGTCGCTACGGCTCATCGACCGCGCCTACATCATCGACAACGGCCGGATCCGGTACCAGGGGACGGCGAAGGAGCTCGAGAACAACGAAGAGATCCAGCGGATGCACCTGATGATTTAG
- a CDS encoding ABC transporter substrate-binding protein yields the protein MNRLLQRMVGFQVSILLLFAAGTARSDAGKVYVGLNAEIGHVTSTSDDAIRQGIQIAIEEINRSGGILGGRKLELLVRDNRAVPARAAAHYSELAGTKDLVAVFCGKFSSAVIESLPLIHKQKLVLLDPWAANDKIVENGYAPNYAFRLSLKDGWAVPEMMSYARGRGFSKVGLLLINTSWGRNNHEVVKRYLAAKPGISLVDTQWFNYGDNSVMTQYRSIRKAGANAVVFVGVEPEGAVLVREMAALPPGERLPVVSHWSIAGGDFPAMTGEALEKVDLAFVQTFDLHHDQGKRSQQLLAVANRLFNMKSFSEVKSPCGLAHAYDLTRILAMAIEKAGSTDRRKVRDALERLGRYEGLIRVYDPPFTPARHEALSPENVFMARYGKDGLIRAIR from the coding sequence ATGAATCGTCTTCTGCAGAGAATGGTCGGCTTCCAGGTTTCCATCCTTCTCCTGTTCGCCGCGGGAACAGCCCGGTCCGATGCCGGAAAGGTCTACGTCGGGCTCAATGCGGAGATCGGGCACGTCACCAGCACCTCCGACGACGCCATCCGGCAGGGAATCCAGATCGCGATCGAGGAGATCAACCGCTCCGGAGGCATCCTGGGCGGGAGAAAGCTCGAGTTGCTCGTCCGCGACAACCGGGCCGTCCCGGCGCGGGCCGCCGCCCACTACAGCGAACTGGCGGGGACAAAGGACCTCGTCGCCGTCTTCTGCGGCAAGTTCAGCTCCGCCGTCATCGAGTCGCTGCCGCTGATCCACAAACAGAAGCTGGTGCTTCTCGACCCGTGGGCCGCCAACGACAAGATCGTCGAGAACGGATACGCCCCCAACTACGCCTTCCGCCTGTCGTTGAAGGACGGCTGGGCGGTGCCCGAGATGATGAGCTACGCGAGAGGGCGCGGTTTCTCGAAGGTGGGGCTCCTCCTGATCAACACCAGCTGGGGGCGGAACAACCACGAGGTCGTGAAACGGTATCTCGCCGCGAAACCCGGGATCTCCCTGGTGGACACGCAGTGGTTCAACTACGGCGACAACTCGGTGATGACGCAGTACCGCTCCATCCGGAAGGCGGGGGCGAACGCGGTCGTCTTCGTCGGCGTCGAGCCGGAAGGGGCGGTCCTGGTCAGGGAGATGGCCGCCCTCCCCCCCGGCGAGCGACTCCCCGTCGTCAGCCACTGGAGCATAGCCGGGGGTGATTTCCCGGCGATGACCGGAGAGGCGCTGGAGAAGGTGGACCTCGCCTTCGTACAGACCTTCGACCTCCACCACGACCAGGGAAAGAGGTCGCAGCAACTCCTCGCCGTCGCGAACCGCCTCTTCAACATGAAGTCCTTCTCCGAGGTGAAGTCGCCCTGCGGCCTTGCCCACGCCTACGACCTCACCCGGATCCTTGCGATGGCGATCGAGAAGGCGGGGAGCACCGACCGAAGGAAAGTGCGCGACGCGCTGGAGCGGTTGGGCCGGTACGAGGGGCTGATCCGGGTCTACGACCCGCCCTTCACCCCCGCACGCCACGAGGCGCTCTCCCCGGAGAACGTGTTCATGGCCCGATACGGAAAGGACGGGTTGATCCGCGCCATCCGATGA
- the mobB gene encoding molybdopterin-guanine dinucleotide biosynthesis protein B, with amino-acid sequence MIIGIYGYPDEGKTNFVEWLIGSLVKKGYSVSSVKHTPHEKSIDCEGKETWRHWKAGSDPVVFASKIETAIIKHSETSADEIAKRILREYNPDVLVFQGFKGGSFQKVAFGKVRPRKGTVLTNPKQLQLIKHIETEVAFERVLAELPGLDCMKCGLDCRGLAGEVLKGKRKLSACKELSDLDIGIFVDGRRIPAGNFVSSIVHKTVHGMLSSLKGYEPGKEVEIRLKDGKGRSKKRSIVPP; translated from the coding sequence ATGATCATCGGTATCTACGGCTATCCGGACGAGGGCAAGACGAATTTCGTCGAATGGTTGATCGGCTCCCTGGTCAAGAAGGGCTACAGCGTCTCATCCGTCAAGCATACCCCCCATGAGAAGTCCATAGACTGCGAGGGGAAAGAGACCTGGAGGCACTGGAAGGCGGGAAGCGATCCCGTCGTGTTCGCATCGAAGATCGAGACCGCCATCATCAAGCACTCGGAGACATCGGCGGACGAGATCGCGAAGAGGATCCTCCGGGAGTATAACCCCGATGTTCTCGTCTTCCAGGGATTCAAAGGGGGTTCCTTTCAGAAGGTGGCGTTCGGGAAGGTCAGACCTCGAAAAGGGACCGTGCTGACGAATCCAAAGCAGCTGCAGCTGATAAAGCATATCGAGACGGAGGTAGCGTTCGAGAGGGTCCTGGCGGAACTGCCGGGTCTCGATTGCATGAAATGCGGTCTTGATTGCAGGGGCCTCGCCGGGGAAGTGCTGAAAGGAAAAAGGAAGCTGAGCGCGTGCAAGGAGCTGTCCGATCTGGATATCGGCATCTTCGTCGACGGCAGGAGAATCCCGGCGGGCAACTTCGTCTCGAGCATCGTTCACAAGACGGTCCACGGCATGCTGAGCAGCCTCAAGGGATACGAACCCGGGAAGGAAGTGGAGATCCGGCTCAAGGACGGGAAGGGGCGTTCGAAAAAGCGAAGCATTGTTCCCCCTTGA
- a CDS encoding Rrf2 family transcriptional regulator, translating to MKLNKGSLFALFAVLELAGNGDRQLSTTDIAEKYGISTHHLAKVMRNLVHSGLVQAVRGVGGGYRFAGNVSRTTLLDVIELFEKLESELDMPKHGNPAGEPIVAELRSITEEIDDLTKAILDTITLETALKSTRLRKEAAAGGSGGVAAGGGAK from the coding sequence TTGAAGCTGAACAAGGGATCCCTGTTCGCCCTCTTCGCGGTGCTCGAACTGGCGGGCAACGGCGACCGGCAGCTCTCGACCACCGACATCGCCGAGAAGTACGGGATCTCCACGCACCACCTCGCCAAGGTGATGCGCAACCTGGTGCACTCGGGACTGGTTCAGGCGGTGCGCGGCGTCGGCGGCGGGTACCGGTTCGCGGGGAACGTCAGCCGGACGACGCTGCTGGACGTGATCGAGCTGTTCGAGAAGCTCGAATCCGAGCTCGACATGCCGAAGCACGGGAACCCGGCGGGCGAACCGATCGTCGCGGAGCTTCGCAGCATCACCGAGGAGATCGACGACCTCACGAAGGCGATCCTCGACACGATCACGCTGGAAACGGCGCTGAAAAGCACCCGCCTGCGCAAGGAAGCGGCGGCGGGAGGGTCCGGCGGAGTCGCCGCAGGAGGGGGGGCGAAGTGA
- a CDS encoding GNAT family N-acetyltransferase, whose protein sequence is MKDPILIRNAVPTDLDAIIEIDDVGPKEEKPAYWRGIFAHYGSGEKKDRIFLVAEAGGDIVGFIAGEVRAWEFGSAPCGWVFALAVSPNMRGAGIAKRMFDEICRRLKGAGVTTVRTMVDRNNKVTLSFFRSRGLRSGRYIELEREID, encoded by the coding sequence ATAAAAGATCCAATCCTCATTCGGAACGCCGTGCCCACAGACCTCGACGCCATCATCGAGATCGACGACGTCGGTCCCAAGGAAGAGAAACCGGCCTACTGGCGCGGGATCTTCGCGCATTACGGGAGCGGCGAGAAGAAGGACCGGATCTTCCTGGTCGCGGAAGCCGGGGGCGATATCGTCGGGTTCATCGCCGGGGAAGTGCGCGCCTGGGAGTTCGGTTCGGCCCCGTGCGGCTGGGTCTTCGCGCTGGCCGTCTCCCCGAACATGCGCGGAGCGGGGATCGCCAAGCGGATGTTCGATGAGATCTGCCGGCGCCTGAAAGGGGCCGGGGTCACGACGGTGCGGACGATGGTGGACCGAAACAACAAGGTGACGTTGTCGTTCTTCCGGAGCCGGGGGCTGCGCTCGGGCCGGTACATCGAACTGGAACGGGAGATCGATTGA
- a CDS encoding ATP-binding cassette domain-containing protein, with protein sequence MYRLDSIRKCYGSNVALDIEELTIAEGRLYTLTGANGAGKSTLLNILAFLSPPTSGEIFYAGKRVDWNHGSVEEYRRKVTLLHQSPYLFGGTVYDNVAFGLKARGIQGEAQQRRVDKALDTAGLPGFRDRKARELSGGEAQRVAMARALALEPEVLLLDEPLANIDRETTGLLETVIASLPAQGTTVVLITHDPDQPDRLNGESILLEGGKVAIPHPPVRR encoded by the coding sequence ATGTACCGATTGGACTCGATACGGAAGTGCTACGGATCGAACGTCGCGCTCGACATCGAAGAGCTGACGATCGCCGAAGGCCGCCTGTACACGCTGACCGGAGCGAATGGGGCGGGGAAAAGCACCCTCCTGAACATCCTGGCGTTTCTCTCTCCCCCGACGTCCGGGGAGATCTTCTATGCCGGGAAGCGGGTCGACTGGAATCACGGGTCCGTGGAGGAATATCGCAGGAAGGTCACGCTGCTGCACCAGTCTCCCTATCTCTTCGGGGGGACGGTTTATGACAACGTCGCCTTCGGCCTGAAGGCGAGAGGGATCCAGGGGGAAGCACAGCAACGGAGGGTCGACAAGGCTCTGGACACCGCGGGCCTTCCGGGATTCCGCGACCGGAAGGCTCGGGAACTGTCCGGCGGCGAGGCGCAGCGGGTGGCGATGGCGCGGGCCCTGGCGTTGGAGCCCGAAGTTCTCCTGCTCGACGAACCGCTCGCGAATATCGACCGGGAGACGACCGGATTGCTCGAAACGGTGATCGCGTCGCTTCCGGCCCAGGGGACCACCGTCGTCCTGATCACGCACGACCCGGACCAACCGGACCGGCTCAACGGCGAATCGATCCTGTTGGAAGGAGGGAAGGTTGCAATCCCGCACCCGCCGGTTCGGCGGTAG
- a CDS encoding branched-chain amino acid ABC transporter permease, which produces MDFASNLFSTGTLSQILVGLSRTTILFIVSSGMSLILGVLRIPNVAHGSLYMIGAFAAWSVIQFLGGGLFAFLAAMIVAPLIVAAVGFVLERGFFSYLYEREHLMLLLLTFSFALILGDLVKIVWGPEYRSITVPAFFQGSAEIFGLPLPWYNLFLLLIGPCIAVFLWLVINKTKLGKIARAAAVDGEMVGAVGINVGWIFAFTFVLGSFLAGLGGALIAPMVNISLGMDHSLIIESFLIVIIGGLGNMWGTLLGSLIFGLTQSLGILVWPQFGIAFPYLAVVAVLVVRPRGLLSSTW; this is translated from the coding sequence ATGGATTTCGCTTCCAACCTTTTTTCCACCGGGACGCTGTCCCAGATCCTCGTGGGGCTCAGCCGGACGACGATCCTGTTCATCGTGTCGTCCGGCATGAGCCTCATCCTCGGCGTGCTCCGGATCCCGAACGTGGCGCACGGCTCGCTCTACATGATCGGGGCCTTCGCGGCCTGGTCGGTGATCCAGTTCCTCGGGGGCGGCCTGTTCGCCTTCCTCGCGGCGATGATCGTCGCGCCGCTGATCGTCGCGGCGGTCGGATTCGTCCTCGAACGGGGGTTCTTCTCCTATCTCTATGAGCGGGAGCACTTGATGCTCCTGCTCCTGACCTTCTCCTTCGCACTCATCCTCGGCGACCTGGTGAAAATCGTCTGGGGGCCGGAATACCGTTCCATCACGGTGCCGGCCTTCTTCCAGGGATCCGCGGAGATCTTCGGGCTGCCGCTCCCGTGGTACAACCTGTTCCTTCTCCTCATCGGGCCGTGCATCGCGGTCTTCCTCTGGCTCGTCATCAACAAAACGAAGCTGGGAAAGATCGCCCGCGCGGCGGCGGTCGACGGCGAGATGGTGGGCGCCGTCGGGATCAACGTGGGATGGATCTTCGCGTTCACCTTCGTGCTCGGCTCCTTTCTCGCCGGGCTGGGCGGCGCGCTCATCGCCCCGATGGTCAACATCTCGCTCGGCATGGATCATTCGCTGATCATCGAGTCGTTCCTCATCGTCATCATCGGCGGTCTCGGGAACATGTGGGGAACGCTCCTCGGTTCGCTCATCTTCGGGCTCACGCAGTCCCTCGGAATCCTCGTCTGGCCCCAGTTCGGGATCGCTTTTCCCTATCTCGCCGTCGTCGCCGTCCTCGTCGTCCGGCCGAGAGGGCTCCTGAGTTCGACGTGGTGA
- a CDS encoding ABC transporter ATP-binding protein, with protein sequence MLRVESVVKSFGGFKAVDGANLHVNAGEIVAVIGPNGAGKTTLFHLLTGHLSPDSGRILFKGREIGGLSPHVICRKGITRSFQVVNIFPRLSVFENVQIAVLSRERKTFRIFSEVKGMAEEEVHRILRSVGLFDQRDVGSDLLSHGDKKVLEIAVALSGNPELLILDEPTAGMAPEETERCIRLIRKLSEESGLTILFCEHDIALVFEIANRIMVMVRGATVVQGSGEEVRRNSEVRSAYLGESGEC encoded by the coding sequence GTGCTTAGGGTGGAATCGGTCGTCAAGTCGTTCGGCGGCTTCAAGGCGGTCGACGGGGCGAACCTTCACGTGAACGCCGGGGAGATCGTCGCCGTCATCGGGCCGAACGGTGCGGGAAAGACGACGCTGTTCCACCTCCTCACGGGACACCTTTCCCCCGATTCGGGGCGGATCCTGTTCAAGGGGAGGGAGATCGGCGGTCTTTCCCCCCACGTCATCTGCCGGAAGGGGATCACCCGCTCCTTCCAGGTGGTGAACATCTTTCCGCGGCTCTCGGTCTTCGAGAACGTCCAGATCGCGGTCCTGTCGCGGGAGCGGAAGACGTTCCGGATCTTTTCGGAGGTGAAGGGGATGGCGGAGGAGGAAGTCCACCGTATCCTGCGGAGCGTGGGCCTGTTCGATCAACGGGACGTCGGAAGCGACCTGCTCTCCCACGGGGACAAGAAGGTCCTCGAGATCGCCGTCGCGCTGAGCGGAAACCCCGAACTGCTCATCCTCGACGAACCGACGGCCGGGATGGCGCCGGAGGAGACGGAACGGTGCATCCGCCTGATCCGGAAGCTCTCCGAGGAGTCCGGATTGACGATCCTGTTCTGTGAGCACGACATCGCGCTCGTGTTCGAGATCGCGAACCGGATCATGGTGATGGTGCGGGGCGCGACCGTGGTGCAGGGGAGCGGCGAGGAGGTGCGGCGCAACAGCGAGGTCCGGAGCGCCTACCTCGGAGAGAGCGGCGAATGCTAG
- a CDS encoding ABC transporter substrate-binding protein — MRKVVLFLAMAALTFCVAGSGVAGDTIKVGFVDTYSGPATTFTNDVLDGFKMAAEKINAKGGVLGKKITWVTRDDKFKPDIGLTMAKELILKENVDLLVGTINSATALAVSDLAKKEKIPFFVTFSKSDKITGEKGHRYVFGMNENTEMAGRATAKVLAKKKFVKYWIAGDDYEYGHAIANGVFNHLKTLNPKVQLLGESWWKVGETDFTPYITQILAAKPDFVIVATGGGGMVNFQKAAQSTGFNKKVPFYQHTAIELSTLSPQGQNAPEGVYGTANYLFYNPATKENKAFVDEFRKTYNRYPKSGALYGYMTAQFIAKSFEKAGKVDREKFIDAMEGMTLGSPVGKMEVRACDHQVTLPMYFGVTKKTPKYEFLIASDVVSVPGKDYMPSCAEIAKARAK; from the coding sequence ATGAGAAAAGTCGTTTTGTTTCTGGCGATGGCCGCGCTGACGTTCTGCGTGGCGGGATCGGGCGTTGCCGGTGACACCATCAAGGTCGGGTTCGTCGACACGTACTCCGGTCCGGCGACGACCTTCACCAACGACGTCCTCGACGGGTTCAAAATGGCCGCGGAGAAGATCAACGCGAAGGGCGGCGTGCTCGGCAAGAAGATCACCTGGGTGACCCGCGACGACAAGTTCAAGCCGGACATCGGGCTGACCATGGCGAAGGAACTCATCCTCAAGGAGAACGTCGACCTGCTGGTCGGGACGATCAACAGCGCGACGGCCCTCGCGGTGTCCGACCTTGCCAAGAAGGAGAAGATCCCCTTCTTCGTGACGTTCTCGAAGAGCGACAAGATCACCGGCGAGAAGGGGCACCGGTACGTGTTCGGGATGAACGAGAACACGGAGATGGCCGGACGTGCCACGGCGAAGGTGCTCGCGAAGAAGAAGTTCGTGAAGTACTGGATCGCCGGCGACGACTACGAATACGGCCACGCGATCGCGAACGGCGTCTTCAACCACCTGAAGACGCTGAACCCGAAGGTGCAGCTGCTCGGCGAGTCGTGGTGGAAGGTGGGCGAGACCGACTTCACCCCCTACATCACCCAGATCCTCGCCGCGAAGCCCGACTTCGTGATCGTCGCGACCGGCGGCGGCGGGATGGTCAATTTCCAGAAGGCGGCGCAATCGACGGGGTTCAACAAGAAGGTCCCCTTCTACCAGCACACGGCGATCGAGCTGTCGACGCTTAGCCCTCAGGGGCAGAACGCGCCGGAAGGGGTGTACGGCACGGCGAACTACCTCTTCTACAACCCCGCGACGAAAGAGAACAAGGCGTTCGTCGACGAGTTTCGGAAGACGTACAACCGGTACCCGAAGAGCGGCGCCCTGTACGGTTACATGACCGCGCAGTTCATCGCAAAATCGTTCGAGAAGGCCGGGAAGGTCGACCGCGAGAAGTTCATCGACGCCATGGAGGGGATGACGCTGGGCAGCCCGGTCGGCAAGATGGAGGTACGGGCGTGCGACCACCAGGTGACGCTGCCGATGTACTTCGGCGTCACGAAGAAGACGCCGAAGTACGAGTTCCTGATCGCAAGCGACGTCGTTTCGGTCCCCGGAAAGGATTACATGCCTTCCTGCGCGGAGATCGCCAAGGCCCGGGCGAAGTAG
- a CDS encoding TOBE domain-containing protein, with protein sequence MRRAEESFLGGDRIGLLEAIDRFGSITRAAREVGVSYKTAWDTINAMNNAAGRPLVHRAVGGLGGGGTMLTDEGKETVRLYRVLQGEHQKFIKRLEGRLGDVGHFYSLLRRVAMRVSARNVFLGKVAELRKGAVSTEVNLTLKGGETLCSVITNESARVLGLKTGMEAYAFFKASAVILGKDLHDAKISARNLLCGTADRIVHGPVNAEVTVVLPGGSVLTAIVTEESAKRLSLSHGDHVCALVKASSVILGVDA encoded by the coding sequence ATGCGCAGAGCGGAGGAATCGTTCCTTGGGGGGGACCGGATCGGCCTGCTGGAGGCGATCGACCGCTTCGGATCGATCACCAGGGCGGCCCGGGAGGTCGGGGTCAGCTACAAGACCGCCTGGGATACGATCAACGCCATGAACAACGCAGCGGGCAGACCGCTCGTTCACCGTGCGGTCGGCGGCCTCGGCGGCGGCGGTACGATGCTTACGGACGAGGGAAAGGAAACCGTCCGGCTGTATCGCGTCCTTCAGGGCGAGCACCAAAAGTTCATAAAACGCCTCGAGGGGCGGCTGGGGGATGTGGGTCACTTCTACTCTTTGCTTCGGAGGGTGGCGATGCGAGTCAGCGCGCGGAACGTGTTCCTGGGGAAGGTAGCGGAACTCCGGAAGGGGGCCGTCAGCACGGAGGTGAACCTCACCCTCAAGGGGGGCGAAACCCTCTGCTCGGTCATCACGAACGAGAGCGCCCGGGTCCTGGGCCTCAAGACGGGGATGGAGGCGTACGCCTTCTTCAAGGCCAGCGCCGTGATTCTCGGCAAGGACCTCCACGACGCGAAGATCAGCGCGCGGAACCTGTTGTGCGGCACGGCGGACCGGATCGTGCACGGGCCCGTGAATGCCGAGGTCACGGTGGTCCTGCCGGGGGGGAGCGTCCTGACGGCCATCGTTACCGAGGAGAGCGCGAAGCGCCTCTCCCTGTCCCATGGCGACCACGTCTGCGCCCTCGTCAAGGCGTCCAGCGTGATCCTCGGCGTCGACGCGTAA
- a CDS encoding branched-chain amino acid ABC transporter permease has protein sequence MRRSAAPLLLFLLLATLLALPHVLPRFHTYVAAIVLLTALLATSLNLAIGYTGLYQFGHAVFYGVGAYGTALVLTRSGMPAPVAFLVGPLAAAVLSLLMGLICIRLSKLYFGMLQISLGSLVWAVVYRWYSFTGGDDGIHGIPIPDAIASPKGSYYFTLTVTALCVFAMYRIVRSPFGKVIQGIRDNPVRAAAIGVDVKLHQLAALVIAGFFGGVAGSLFVVVENSVFPDMMFWTFSLEVLIMCLLGGMYTFFGPFVGASVIVLLRVFASVHTQYWGLILGTILTLVIIFLPDGVLGVFVRRSPAKEDPGA, from the coding sequence ATGAGGCGATCGGCCGCGCCGCTCCTCCTGTTCCTCCTGCTGGCCACGCTCCTGGCGTTGCCGCACGTCCTCCCGCGGTTCCACACCTATGTCGCGGCGATCGTCCTGCTCACCGCCCTGCTCGCCACGAGCCTCAACCTCGCCATCGGCTACACCGGCCTCTACCAGTTCGGCCACGCCGTCTTCTACGGGGTCGGCGCCTACGGGACGGCCTTGGTGCTGACGCGGAGCGGGATGCCCGCACCGGTCGCGTTCCTCGTCGGCCCGCTCGCCGCCGCGGTCTTGAGCCTGCTGATGGGCCTGATCTGCATCCGCCTCTCGAAGCTCTACTTCGGGATGCTCCAGATCTCCCTCGGATCCCTCGTCTGGGCCGTCGTCTACCGCTGGTACTCCTTCACCGGCGGCGACGACGGGATCCACGGCATTCCGATCCCCGACGCGATCGCCTCGCCGAAAGGCTCCTACTATTTCACCCTGACCGTGACGGCGCTCTGCGTTTTCGCGATGTACCGGATCGTCCGGTCCCCCTTCGGCAAGGTGATCCAGGGGATCCGGGACAATCCCGTCCGGGCCGCCGCGATCGGCGTCGACGTGAAATTGCACCAGCTGGCGGCCCTCGTGATCGCCGGGTTTTTCGGCGGTGTGGCCGGTTCGCTGTTCGTCGTCGTTGAAAACTCGGTCTTTCCGGACATGATGTTCTGGACGTTCTCCCTCGAGGTGCTGATCATGTGCCTGCTGGGGGGGATGTACACGTTCTTCGGGCCGTTCGTCGGCGCCTCCGTCATCGTGCTGCTCCGGGTCTTCGCGAGCGTCCACACCCAGTACTGGGGCCTCATCCTCGGCACGATCCTCACGCTCGTGATCATCTTCCTCCCCGACGGCGTGCTCGGAGTGTTCGTCCGGCGGTCCCCGGCGAAGGAGGACCCCGGTGCTTAG
- a CDS encoding ABC transporter permease — MDFLVSSFASALRLIGSFSPDVVDAVRTSLAVSAGATVFAALFGIPLGLLVGLSDFPLKRLVVTVLNTLMAVPTVVVGLVVYGFLSRQGPLGVLGLLFTPTAIVIGGTLLAAPIVANYALASVRGADPRIVPTALTLGAGRFLAVGTLIGEIRFGILAAVIAGFGRVVSEVGVAMMLGGNIRGYTRTMTTAIALETSKGEFAFGMALGIVLMMVALLVNLFLNLLQQR; from the coding sequence TTGGACTTCCTCGTCTCCTCCTTCGCCTCCGCCCTCCGGCTGATCGGGTCCTTTTCCCCCGACGTCGTCGACGCGGTCCGCACCTCCCTTGCCGTCTCGGCGGGGGCGACCGTCTTCGCCGCGCTGTTCGGCATCCCGCTGGGGCTTCTCGTGGGACTCTCCGATTTCCCGCTGAAGCGGCTCGTCGTCACGGTCCTCAACACCCTCATGGCCGTCCCGACCGTCGTGGTGGGGCTCGTGGTCTACGGCTTCCTGAGCCGCCAGGGGCCACTGGGGGTCCTAGGCCTCCTCTTCACGCCGACGGCGATCGTGATCGGCGGGACCCTGCTTGCCGCACCGATCGTCGCGAATTACGCCCTTGCGTCCGTGCGGGGGGCCGACCCCCGGATCGTGCCGACCGCCCTCACGCTGGGCGCGGGGCGCTTCCTGGCGGTGGGGACGTTGATCGGCGAGATCCGGTTCGGCATCCTGGCGGCGGTGATCGCCGGCTTCGGGCGGGTCGTCTCCGAGGTCGGCGTGGCGATGATGCTGGGGGGGAATATCCGCGGGTACACGCGGACGATGACGACGGCGATCGCGCTGGAGACGAGCAAGGGGGAATTCGCATTCGGCATGGCCCTGGGGATCGTCCTCATGATGGTGGCGCTCTTGGTCAACCTGTTCCTGAACCTGTTGCAGCAGAGGTAG